In Fluviispira sanaruensis, a genomic segment contains:
- a CDS encoding tRNA-dihydrouridine synthase family protein: MLSTPNKNIINNNSIGLAPMEGVTCLATRLWFSQTSQPDFAVTPFLRVTRDYPWKRVASTYAAEIFDLKNCFNYALIPQLMGTAPEDLERIAAPLLRATSFVDINCGCPSPKVVGSHAGSGLLEKTEVFYNFLHGLENLLGAQKFSIKMRSGFSSDDEFPELLKIVADAKLSQLTLHARTRKDRYTGKARWSLIDEAAKKLDFPVVGSGDITDLGSFKYLREQAPEVNKFIVGRGALRNPWIFMELREGHAISISSYALLKSLACFALLQEILACNSHKLINLIERGDFLSTCGTKEEDWENLYSKLSQAVFDDYISIDKLHVERASFARVKMIWNSLRSSLPEKFMEPTLLRTACFSDFSCSFMSLCENKNILLPLEYKEQYDWIYSGAKNNERDK; the protein is encoded by the coding sequence GTGCTATCGACACCGAATAAAAATATTATAAACAACAATTCCATAGGCTTGGCACCAATGGAAGGTGTGACCTGCCTAGCCACTCGTCTTTGGTTTTCACAAACATCTCAGCCAGATTTTGCTGTGACACCTTTTTTACGTGTCACTCGAGACTACCCTTGGAAACGGGTTGCTTCAACGTATGCAGCAGAAATTTTTGACCTAAAAAATTGTTTCAACTATGCACTCATTCCTCAGCTGATGGGCACTGCGCCAGAAGATTTAGAGCGGATTGCGGCTCCTCTGTTAAGGGCAACTTCCTTTGTTGATATCAATTGTGGCTGTCCTTCGCCAAAAGTTGTTGGCAGCCATGCGGGCAGTGGTTTATTAGAAAAGACTGAAGTTTTTTATAATTTCCTTCATGGTTTAGAAAACCTTCTTGGAGCTCAAAAATTCAGTATAAAAATGAGATCTGGCTTTTCTTCGGATGATGAATTTCCAGAATTATTAAAGATAGTAGCTGATGCAAAATTATCTCAATTGACCTTACATGCACGCACCCGCAAAGATCGTTACACAGGCAAAGCCCGATGGAGCTTAATTGATGAAGCAGCAAAAAAATTAGACTTTCCCGTAGTAGGTTCTGGGGATATTACAGATTTAGGTAGTTTTAAATATTTGCGTGAACAAGCTCCAGAAGTCAATAAGTTTATTGTTGGGCGGGGAGCTCTGCGTAACCCATGGATATTTATGGAGTTAAGAGAAGGGCATGCAATTTCAATTTCAAGTTATGCTCTTTTAAAATCTCTCGCTTGCTTTGCTCTTTTGCAAGAAATATTAGCATGCAACAGTCATAAATTGATAAATTTAATTGAACGGGGTGATTTTTTATCAACATGTGGTACAAAAGAAGAGGATTGGGAGAATTTGTATAGCAAATTGTCGCAAGCTGTCTTTGATGATTATATTTCAATAGATAAACTTCATGTTGAACGAGCGAGTTTTGCGAGAGTAAAAATGATTTGGAATTCGCTAAGAAGTTCTTTGCCCGAAAAGTTTATGGAACCCACTTTGCTGAGAACGGCCTGTTTTTCTGATTTCTCCTGTAGTTTTATGAGTTTGTGTGAGAATAAAAATATCCTTTTGCCTCTTGAATATAAAGAACAGTATGATTGGATCTACTCTGGAGCAAAGAATAATGAACGAGATAAGTAA